The Pyrenophora tritici-repentis strain M4 chromosome 10, whole genome shotgun sequence genome contains a region encoding:
- a CDS encoding Retrotrans-gag domain containing protein has translation MSSPGDTDMTTNDSNQLLQSLLQRLEDMSTRMERLEAPSHELPQTPGHNTDATTDPTPTSETSNTSVPITPKPRHSLPHPPTFGGNKSQWRGWKLEMEGKIEEDAQAIGSLKAQLRYVYMRLDGAAKTNVTTYYEIQVKEESPNPFKLLDRLELLYGERNRKEKAIQNLYSIRQKDDETFISFYPRFEKEMANADAESWPEHTKISYLRNALSGRIKDRLVGTSGAEASTYARFAQKCVDLSNDMELFGQWTKTTRRYGSRTAENALTYEPPAKSNNATLTAVSPEDMMEWEPTQPTTTQVNAVGLRGKTNMNGYPSRRPEDRELIGKRAKWVNQEEIDARRQERRCLRCGRNNCRIATCPLAAALRPTHVSVKTAKSTVVTKAAVEEEDPEDSEAEQ, from the coding sequence ATGAGCTCCCCCGGGGATACTGACATGACGACGAACGATTCGAACCAGCTGTTACAGTCGCTACTACAGAGACTTGAAGACATGAGCACTAGGATGGAGAGGCTGGAAGCACCATCGCACGAGCTACCTCAAACGCCTGGTCACAATACAGACGCCACCACTGATCCAACGCCAACCTCCGAGACTTCGAACACATCTGTGCCTATAACCCCAAAGCCGCGGCACAGCTTACCCCACCCGCCTACGTTTGGTGGAAACAAATCacaatggcgaggatggaagctagagatggagggcaagatcgaagaagacgcgcaAGCTATTGGAAGCCTAAAAGCTCAGCTACGCTACGTCTACATGCGTCTTGATGGGGCAGCGAAAACCAACGTTACAACATACTACGAGATACAAGTTAAAGAAGAATCGCCAAACCCTTTCAAGCTGCTTGACCGCCTTGAACTCCTCTACGGCGAACGAAATCGGAAGGAGAAAGCCATTCAGAACCTCTACTCTATACGCCAGAAGGACGACGAGACGTTTATTTCCTTCTATCCACggtttgagaaagagatggcCAACGCTGACGCAGAAAGCTGGCCTGAGCATACGAAGATATCCTACTTACGCAACGCATTAAGTGGTAGGATAAAGGATAGGCTTGTTGGTACATCAGGAGCAGAAGCAAGCACATACGCAAGGTTCGCTCAGAAGTGTGTAGATCTTAGCAACGACATGGAGTTGTTCGGCCAATGGACGAAAACAACCCGCCGTTACGGTAGCCGAACTGCTGAAAATGCACTAACCTATGAACCACCAGCAAAATCAAATAATGCCACGCTCACAGCAGTTTCCCCTGAAGACATGATGGAATGGGAACCTACGCAGCCTACAACTACCCAAGTGAACGCTGTCGGCCTCCGCGGCAAGACCAACATGAATGGATATCCATCTAGGCGTCCCGAAGACCGAGAACTTATTGGAAAACGAGCAAAATGGGTCAACCAAGAGGAAATCGATGCTCGACGCCAGGAACGACGCTGCCTCCGATGCGGCCGCAACAATTGCCGAATAGCTACATGCCCGTTAGCAGCCGCTCTACGACCAACTCACGTTAGCGTCAAGACAGCAAAGAGTACTGTGGTCACCAAGGCAGctgtagaggaggaagatcCAGAAGACTCCGAAGCAGAGCAATAG
- a CDS encoding Dimer-Tnp-hAT domain containing protein yields MPLRNLKRAAEGTPGPHGPHKRAKTAKGSASQPILMDDSQPELSIRTSPRKALAAAASQATEDAPFESQLRDAIPEATIQPPAEGSRAATEATSEAIEGGDDTGFDDEFTDNFDGIDWKRLPRFTKPLRTLKRNKSWVYQYGYRVASLREPHRTFFVCKYCHHRKIFCAYPEVTKSTSNAINHLAQKLLGHGYDRKGKLDSITLPRGQTTLKMMTEGGVDVPQGVANELGNFDVQRFRYAAVTWLVDNNHPLREFETPAFRQMIEFANPEAADALWVSHNSVASFVMRLYRYMEPQVVQMLSSAISKIHISFDGWTTKGGKRGFFGVVAHFADADGTIRDLPIALPQLTGAHTGERIAEVVGNIIDVFGITRSQLGYFVLDNAYANDTAVTKLAQRFEFTASHHRLRCGPHTLNLVGQMIIFGFDKDAYDNDQDEHKTEAAYLQEWRQQGPLGVLIDIINYIQTPQQHDLFADCQRRVNAKAPDQKQEILEPVKPVVTRWNSFHDTFVRAAKLHNAVDEYAQSHIERTMGADAYARSRNNKLTKVPAWMRSNGLTADDWAVITQYISVLEPLKEATKRLEARGKAGRFGAIYEVIPVFEAVLAVYEQLLKNHESVDYNANSAPEDHLPINLRAAWAKLNAYYTKLDESPAYFAATCLHPYYKNYCENSWRDKPSWLEANNAGLKQLWAFYKPQIQRQSRPPVRLSSGINDAINALVNAEPYGIVEVTEMDELERWRRFELRWTQEQFEQGSNPVSYWISLRPKYPNLARMAIDILTIPASSCECERLFSELGDLLEPRRRKIGSQLLAAIQCIRSWRDAGFKPPSDYNSGDVTDAEVAAIYEICKWDSEA; encoded by the coding sequence ATGCCGCTTCGTAACCTAAAACGCGCCGCCGAGGGCACCCCCGGCCCCCACGGCCCCCACAAGCGCGCCAAAACAGCTAAAGGCAGTGCATCGCAGCCTATCCTGATGGACGATTCGCAGCCTGAGCTGTCTATCCGCACCTCGCCACGTAAAGccctagctgctgcagcaaGCCAGGCCACCGAAGACGCGCCGTTCGAGTCGCAGTTGCGCGACGCTATACCAGAAGCTACTATACAACCGCCGGCCGAGGGTAGTAGGGCTGCTACGGAGGCTACAAGTGAGGCTATCGAAGGCGGGGATGATACTGGCTTTGATGACGAGTTTACGgacaactttgacggcattgatTGGAAGCGTTTACCGCGTTTTACGAAGCCGCTGCGTACGTTGAAGCGCAACAAAAGTTGGGTATATCAGTACGGTTACCGCGTTGCCTCTCTCCGTGAGCCTCATCGTACGTTCTTTGtttgcaaatactgccatcATCGTAAGATCTTTTGCGCCTATCCAGAGGTTACAAAGTCGACCAGTAACGCTATCAACCACCTCGCGCAGAAGCTACTTGGCCACGGCTACGATCGCAAGGGCAAACTGGATTCGATTACACTACCGCGAGGCCAAACGACGCTTAAGATGATGACCGAGGGCGGTGTCGATGTACCTCAAGGCGTCGCTAACGAGCTcggaaacttcgacgtacagcGCTTTCGATACGCCGCTGTTACGTGGCTTGTCGACAATAACCACCCTCTCCGCGAGTTCGAAACGCCTGCGTTTAGGCAGATGATAGAGTTTGCCAACCCGGAGGCAGCTGACGCGCTGTGGGTAAGTCACAACAGTGTAGCTAGCTTCGTGATGAGGCTGTATCGCTATATGGAGCCGCAGGTTGTTCAGATGCTCTCGTCGGCTATTAGTAAaatccatataagcttcgatggctggacgacaaaaggcggcaagcgcggcttctttggagttgTTGCTCATTTTGCTGACGCCGACGGCACTATCAGGGACCTACCTAtcgcgctgcctcagcttacgggcgcccacacgggcgagaggatagctgAAGTTGTTGGCAATATAATCGATGTCTTCGGTATAACACGTAGCCAGcttgggtactttgtgctcgacaACGCGTACGCTAATGACACCGCCGTCACCAAACTCGCCCAACGCTTTGAATTTACAGCAAGCCAtcaccgcctccgctgcggccctcacacacTTAACTTAGTCGGACAGATGATTATCTTCGGCTTTGATAAGGACGCGTACGATAATGATCAGGACGAGCACAAAACAGAGGCAGCCTACCTACAAGAATGGCGGCAGCAAGGTCCGCTTGGTGTACTaatcgatatcatcaacTACATCCAAACACCGCAACAACACGATCTTTTTGCCGATTGCCAGCGCCGTGTTAACGCTAAGGCTCCCGACCAAAAGCAGGAAATACTCGAGCCGGTAAAGCCAGTCGTCACGCGCTGGAACAGCTTTCACGACACCTTTGTACGCGCCGCAAAACTCCATAACGCCGTTGATGAGTACGCCCAAAGCCACATCGAAAGGACGATGGGCGCCGACGCGTACGCGCGTAGCCGTAACAATAAGCTCACTAAAGTACCAGCTTGGATGAGATCTAATGGGCTTACGGCTGACGATTGGGCGGTAATAACCCAGTATATATCAGTGTTGGAGCCGCTAAAGGAGGCgacaaaacggcttgaagctCGCGGTAAAGCTGGCCGTTTCGGCGCGATATACGAGGTTATACCTGTCTTCGAAGCTGTACTTGCCGTGTACGAGCAGCTACTTAAAAACCACGAAAGCGTCGACTATAATGCCAATAGCGCGCCAGAAGATCACCTTCCTATCAACCTACGCGCAGCTTGGGCAAAGCTTAACGCGTATTACACTAAGCTCGACGAATCACCCGCATACTTTGCcgctacctgcctccacccatactacaagaactactgtgagaacagctggcgcgacaaaccgaGCTGGCTTGAGGCAAACAACGCTGGGTTGAAACAACTTTGGGCGTTCTATAAGCCGCAAATACAGCGCCAAAGTCGCCCACCAGTGCGGCTCTCAAGTGGTATCAacgacgccatcaacgcgcTCGTTAATGCGGAGCCTTATGGCATTGTTGAGGTGACAGAGATGGATGAGCTGGAGCGTTGGCGACGGTTTGAACTCCGctggacgcaggagcagttcGAACAAGGTAGTAATCCTGTTAGCTATTGGATAAGCCTACGCCCAAAGTATCCTAACCTAGCGCGTATGGCGATCGATATATTAACAATACCAGCCTCAAGTTGTGAGTGCGAGCGGCTGTTCAGCGAGCTCGGTGATTTATTAGAGCCAAGGCGACGCAAAATTGGGTCACAACTGCTTGCAGCAATACAGTGTATACGAAGCTGGCGCGACGCTGGCTTTAAGCCTCCATCTGATTACAACTCAGGCGATGTAACTGACGCTGAGGTAGCTGCAATATACGAAATATGCAAGTGGGACAGCGAAGCTTAG
- a CDS encoding Keratin-B2 domain containing protein produces MHISLPVLLLTASVVNAAALPGDNNWWKDTKQPYWVPQFNGTSPANPGGNPGGKSGGKSGGKSDDKSGGKSGGNPGGNTGGDQPWNKQPWNDQPWNKQPWNDQPWNKPGGKTGGKLE; encoded by the exons ATGCATATCTCGCTCCCCGTCCTACTCCTCACGGCGAGCGTTGTAAACGCCGCCGCCCTTCCCGGTGACAACAACTGGTGGAAGGACACCAAACAGCCCTACTGG GTTCCTCAATTCAACGGCACGAGCCCAGCCAACCCTGGCGGCAACCCTGGCGGTAAATCTGGCGGTAAATCTGGCGGCAAATCTGACGACAAATCTGGCGGCAAATCTGGCGGCAACCCTGGTGGCAACACTGGAGGCGACCAGCCCTGGAACAAGCAGCCCTGGAACGACCAGCCCTGGAACAAGCAGCCCTGGAACGACCAACCCTGGAACAAGCCTGGGGGCAAGACTGGTGGCAAGCTTGAGTAG
- a CDS encoding pigment biosynthesis protein Ayg1 translates to MPNGNWILGDLFEKEYGHRGSIQKLWEQRWKFPCTKGVYPFHDGKFEDFEPIFKHLIDNKINDPFDDAYTNAFLPTAQRLAKEAKEMESKNKEAAKKLYLNANAVFRLARFPYIGTELKKKVYEEQKEVYFRGAQLWDIPIEEFVVPHTHASNGDGPEIPLYIRKPPGNGPFPTVLLITGLDGHRPDNTERTQEHLNRGWATVICDIPGTTVDCPANKRDPLSPDRLFTSILDWIKETPYLNENKVIAWGLSAGGYYAIRLAHTHRTQLIGSIGHGAGTHHYISREWLSQINKHEYPFGLEEAYTQKYGYSSFEEMKEKCQDEFSLVSGKGEGVAVVGMGMKSCRLLLVNGVLDGCMPIEDSMLLAEYGSPKEMRFMKDRLHMGYPEANGSVYPWMEEVVAGK, encoded by the coding sequence ATGCCAAACGGAAACTGGATCCTCGGCGACCTTTTCGAGAAAGAGTACGGCCATCGCGGTAGCATCCAGAAGCTCTGGGAGCAGCGATGGAAGTTTCCATGCACCAAAGGCGTTTATCCGTTTCATGATGGAAAATTCGAGGACTTTGAGCCCATCTTTAAGCACCTCATCGATAACAAAATCAATGACCCCTTTGACGATGCATACACCAATGCATTCCTGCCAACAGCACAACGTCTTGCAAAGGAAGCAAAGGAGATGGAGAGCAAAAACAAAGAAGCAGCGAAGAAGTTGTACCTCAACGCAAACGCTGTTTTCCGACTCGCCCGATTCCCCTACATCGGGACCGAACTGAAGAAGAAGGTATACGAGGAGCAAAAAGAAGTCTACTTCCGCGGTGCCCAACTCTGGGACATTCCAATCGAAGAATTCGTCGTACCGCACACCCACGCCTCTAACGGTGACGGTCCAGAAATTCCCCTCTACATTCGTAAACCCCCCGGCAATGGCCCCTTCCCCACCGTCCTCCTGATCACCGGCCTCGACGGCCACCGCCCAGACAACACGGAACGCACCCAAGAGCACCTAAATCGCGGTTGGGCAACTGTAATCTGCGACATACCCGGAACAACCGTCGACTGCCCCGCCAACAAGCGCGACCCCCTCAGCCCTGACCGCCTCTTCACCAGTATCCTAGACTGGATAAAAGAAACCCCGTATCTCAACGAGAACAAAGTAATTGCCTGGGGCCTCTCCGCAGGCGGCTACTACGCCATCCGCCTGGCCCACACTCACCGCACACAACTCATCGGCAGCATCGGCCACGGCGCCGGAACCCACCACTACATCAGCCGCGAGTGGCTATCTCAAATCAACAAGCACGAGTACCCCTTCGGCCTCGAAGAAGCGTACACGCAGAAATACGGTTACTCCTCCTTCGAAGAGATGAAGGAAAAGTGCCAGGATGAATTCAGTCTAGTTAGTGGCAAGGGAGAGGGCGTGGCGGTCGTGGGCATGGGCATGAAGAGTTGTAGGTTGTTGCTTGTGAATGGCGTGCTAGATGGATGTATGCCGATTGAGGATTCCATGTTACTGGCCGAGTATGGGAGTCCAAAAGAAATGCGGTTTATGAAGGACAGGCTGCATATGGGGTATCCGGAGGCAAATGGGAGTGTGTATCCGTGGATGGAGGAGGTTGTTGCTGGCAAGTAA
- a CDS encoding Abhydrolase-6 domain containing protein: MIENTVPRYLFIRTCILGLRAITPFSVFWVSFSIAELPHTPFRRFLLAWSIIETAFWLLGYLPRKRSLQASAQHPPLLNKEERKELFWRCWDKIPHPEYYISRWFLGARLGEVRRENVREFFSWALLNRGTENEDERKKRRLANLEESAAEEDELNEYADGIETMLGRKLAPGLGSAKSLRLTIDQVNMAHRPFLWYMTVMLVDTATAVRLRLAGFMLFRTHLRSSLSVFPPRLTNLTTRKISTAPDLNYWYRPHTSRTRLPILFIHGIGIGLYPYVELFNEINKHDPLAAQDGQVGIIAIELLPISFRITGPILDRDSMCRQINMILQRHGFDKVVLASHSYGSVISTQLLRDSTTAPKIGPILFIDPVTFLLHLPDVAYNFTARAPRGANEHQLYYFASTDMMVAHTLARHFFWAQNILWKEDLRGHDVTVSLGGRDLIVDTQTVGMYVNGVDLKGEDQSWKDLEWRGHGLETLWWPTVDHAQVFERRECRAKLVQVLREYVKRNPTEEEVDELL, encoded by the exons ATGATCGAAAATAcagtacctaggtacctCTTCATCCGGACGTGCATTCTCGGCTTGCGCGCCATTACGCCCTTTAGTGTCTTTTGGGTATCTTTCAGTATTGCAGAGCTGCCGCATACGCCTTTTCGTCGCTTTTTGCTCGCGTGGAGCATCATCGAAACAGCGTTTTGGCTGTTGGGTTACCTACCCCGCAAGCGCTCGCTCCAAGCCTCTGCCCAACACCCCCCACTGCTCAATAAAGAAGAGAGGAAGGAGCTCTTCTGGCGATGCTGGGATAAGATTCCACATCCAGAGTATTACATCAGCAGGTGGTTTCTGGGTGCGCGCCTCGGAGAGGTGCGGCGAGAGAATGTGCGTGAGTTCTTCTCGTGGGCGCTGCTGAACCGGGGCACCGAGAACGAGGATGAgcggaagaagagaagacTCGCAAACCTGGAAGAAAGCGCGGCCGAAGAAGACGAACTGAACGAATATGCCGATGGTATAGAAACGATGCTGGGGAGGAAACTTGCGCCAGGCTTGGGGAGCGCAAAGAGCCTGCGGTTGACTATAGACCAAGTAAACATGGCGCATCGCCCGTTCTTGTGGTATATG ACTGTAATGCTAGTAGACACAGCGACAGCCGTACGGCTCCGCTTAGCCGGATTTATGCTATTCCGCACCCATCTCCGCTCGTCCCTCTCCGTCTTTCCACCGCGACTTACAAACCTCACTACACGAAAAATATCAACTGCGCCCGATTTGAACTATTGGTATAGACCGCATACATCTAGAACGCGATTGCCTATTCTCTTTATACATGGAATCGGCATTGGCCTGTACCCATATGTCGAGCTCTTCAATGAGATAAACAAGCATGATCCGCTTGCAGCGCAAGATGGCCAAGTAGGAATCATCGCTATTGAGCTTTTACCAATCAGCTTCCGCATCACTGGCCCGATTCTCGACAGGGACAGCATGTGCCGTCAAATCAACATGATCCTCCAACGTCATGGCTTTGACAAAGTTGTCCTAGCCAGTCATTCTTACGGCTCCGTCATCTCCACTCAGCTCCTTCGGGATTCTACAACTGCGCCTAAGATCGGACCTATACTCTTCATCGACCCAGTCACATTTCTCTTACACCTCCCAGACGTGGCTTACAACTTTACTGCACGCGCGCCGAGAGGTGCCAATGAGCATCAGCTCTACTATTTTGCCTCAACTGACATGATGGTTGCGCATACGCTGGCGCGCCATTTCTTCTGGGCTCAGAACATTCTGTGGAAGGAAGATCTCAGAGGTCACGACGTGACTGTCAGTCTCGGTGGAAGAGACCTTATAGTTGATACCCAAACTGTAGGAATGTACGTGAACGGCGTAGATCTCAAAGGCGAGGATCAGAGCTGGAAGGATTTGGAGTGGAGAGGCCATGGCTTGGAGACTCTGTGGTGGCCAACCGTGGATCATGCACAAGTTTTTGAAAGGAGAGAATGCAGAGCAAAGCTAGTACAAGTCCTTCGGGAATACGTCAAGCGGAATCCTACAGAGGAAGAGGTGGACGAGCTGCTGTGA